A window from Alkalicoccobacillus plakortidis encodes these proteins:
- a CDS encoding MBL fold metallo-hydrolase — protein sequence MIDIQVLGSGSAGNCYRISDGSTTLLLECGIRYKDIQKGVQFKMSDVAGCLVTHEHGDHCKSLKDVMRAGIDCYMSSGTASALNIHHHRLKRVKNKEPFQIGTWRILPFDVQHDVSEPYGFLLANKAGDKLLFATDTYYIKYRFKDLTHIMVECNYSMSVLNDNILAGRTPSVMKGRLLRSHFSLENVKEFFKANDLSRLEEIWLLHLSDSNSNEAQFKKEIMQLTGKAVYIA from the coding sequence TTGATTGATATACAGGTGCTTGGCTCAGGATCAGCTGGTAACTGCTATCGCATAAGCGATGGCAGCACTACCTTGCTGTTGGAGTGTGGTATTCGATACAAGGATATTCAGAAAGGCGTTCAGTTCAAAATGTCAGACGTCGCAGGTTGTCTCGTCACTCATGAACACGGAGACCATTGTAAATCATTAAAAGATGTCATGCGTGCCGGCATTGATTGCTATATGTCTTCTGGAACGGCTAGTGCATTAAATATTCATCACCATCGATTAAAACGTGTCAAAAACAAAGAGCCATTTCAGATAGGGACATGGCGTATTTTACCCTTTGATGTACAGCATGACGTTTCTGAACCGTATGGCTTCTTATTAGCCAACAAAGCCGGTGACAAGCTCTTATTCGCCACAGATACCTATTACATCAAATATCGCTTTAAAGACCTCACACACATCATGGTGGAGTGCAATTATTCGATGTCAGTGCTAAACGATAATATCTTAGCCGGCAGAACACCGTCCGTGATGAAAGGTAGGCTATTACGTTCACATTTTAGCTTAGAGAACGTCAAAGAGTTCTTTAAAGCCAATGATCTTAGCAGGCTTGAAGAGATTTGGTTGCTCCATTTAAGTGACAGTAATAGTAATGAGGCTCAATTCAAAAAAGAGATTATGCAGCTGACAGGTAAAGCTGTCTATATCGCTTAA
- the terS gene encoding phage terminase small subunit, with amino-acid sequence MARGRSPKRDEALRLWLDSSGQAKLVDIAEQVGVSASQIRKWKNQDDWEGVLNGNVTNETNGNVTKRGAPQGNKNAVGNEGGAPQGNRNAAGNIGGFAPLGNKNARTTGEYESILFDELDDKEKELFYVVDASPYAQIDENIRVLTIREKRMLQRIKLATEGLNEKEIRVLKQRRNVKQSVEFEDPNTYKKTKRIVDGYKMVPVEEETTQFRKIDDILKLEDALSRVQTLKQKAIKQYFEMTHVFDHKQHIDTERLALDKKKAQKEKDINESLKITIKRKEARAGETND; translated from the coding sequence ATGGCTAGAGGCAGAAGTCCTAAGAGAGATGAAGCGCTTCGGCTTTGGCTAGACAGTAGTGGTCAAGCGAAATTAGTAGACATTGCTGAGCAAGTCGGGGTATCTGCTTCCCAGATAAGAAAGTGGAAAAATCAAGACGATTGGGAAGGTGTTCTCAATGGTAACGTAACTAATGAAACCAATGGTAACGTTACTAAACGTGGAGCGCCACAAGGTAATAAAAATGCGGTAGGTAATGAGGGAGGAGCACCGCAGGGCAACCGTAATGCTGCAGGTAACATAGGTGGCTTTGCTCCTTTAGGTAATAAGAACGCACGCACCACAGGTGAATATGAGTCAATTCTTTTCGATGAGTTAGATGATAAAGAAAAAGAATTGTTTTATGTGGTCGATGCTTCCCCCTATGCTCAGATAGATGAAAACATTCGTGTCTTAACCATAAGGGAAAAGAGGATGCTTCAACGTATTAAGCTTGCTACGGAAGGTCTTAATGAAAAAGAAATCCGTGTCTTGAAGCAACGAAGGAACGTGAAGCAATCTGTTGAGTTTGAGGACCCTAACACTTATAAGAAAACAAAGAGAATTGTTGATGGTTATAAGATGGTTCCTGTTGAAGAAGAAACGACGCAATTTAGAAAGATTGATGACATCCTAAAACTTGAGGATGCTCTTTCTCGTGTCCAAACACTTAAACAAAAGGCAATTAAGCAGTACTTTGAAATGACACATGTGTTTGATCACAAGCAGCACATTGATACTGAGAGACTAGCGCTTGATAAGAAGAAGGCTCAGAAAGAAAAAGATATCAATGAGTCCTTAAAGATAACGATTAAGCGTAAAGAAGCACGTGCAGGTGAGACAAATGATTGA
- a CDS encoding DnaD domain protein has product MKYLSEINAFYDRLETDSLSKSAILLWHALMQTNNKCGWKENFSAPISVLALKSGLKERMISNARNELKTKGYIDFQSRKGNQSAIYKMISLSATIADNIADSIADNTSDKSADNIADNIAAFLDKTREEESIKKEEAKEPAENAYKFYESNFGIPSSFITDSIFQWIDDLSEEIVLAGMKLGLQKGARSFSYIETILKEWSSQQLTSIDQVRAYEESKKQKRNNTVPFRTREGAEKNTKVESLLERVRRGEFG; this is encoded by the coding sequence ATGAAATATCTATCAGAGATCAATGCTTTCTATGATCGGTTGGAGACCGATTCACTTTCGAAGTCCGCCATATTACTCTGGCATGCACTTATGCAAACCAATAATAAATGCGGATGGAAGGAGAATTTCTCAGCACCGATTTCAGTGCTTGCTCTCAAGAGTGGATTAAAAGAACGGATGATCTCTAATGCCAGGAATGAATTAAAAACAAAAGGCTATATTGACTTCCAATCACGTAAAGGAAATCAATCAGCTATTTATAAAATGATTAGCTTGTCGGCAACCATTGCTGACAATATTGCCGACAGTATTGCCGACAACACTTCCGACAAGAGTGCCGACAACATTGCCGACAACATTGCCGCATTCTTAGATAAGACTAGAGAAGAAGAGAGTATAAAAAAAGAAGAAGCAAAAGAGCCGGCAGAGAATGCCTACAAATTCTATGAATCTAATTTCGGAATACCAAGCTCATTTATCACCGATTCTATTTTTCAGTGGATCGACGATCTCTCAGAAGAAATTGTACTAGCTGGTATGAAACTTGGATTACAGAAAGGCGCACGTTCGTTTAGTTACATCGAGACGATCTTGAAAGAGTGGTCCAGCCAACAGTTGACTTCAATCGATCAGGTACGAGCTTACGAAGAATCAAAAAAGCAGAAAAGAAATAATACTGTACCGTTCAGAACTCGTGAAGGTGCAGAAAAAAATACAAAAGTAGAATCCTTGCTTGAGAGAGTTAGGAGGGGAGAGTTTGGCTAA
- a CDS encoding ArpU family phage packaging/lysis transcriptional regulator, whose amino-acid sequence MSAVQMTFLPEVNEKEVKKEVIRELRKYRSLKVKFDNRKEQKEYGVVLFKSFKPIGSKDIEKIDELRVTQVERCLNISLDELERSIIEKKYLSPHNETDLDIYLDLGLKKDSYYKIKGSALMTIATSLGML is encoded by the coding sequence ATGAGTGCAGTTCAAATGACATTTTTACCAGAGGTCAACGAGAAGGAGGTTAAGAAAGAAGTTATTCGTGAGCTGCGTAAGTACCGCTCATTAAAAGTTAAATTTGATAATAGGAAAGAGCAAAAGGAATACGGGGTTGTCCTTTTTAAATCGTTTAAGCCAATCGGTTCTAAAGATATTGAAAAGATAGACGAATTACGAGTCACGCAAGTAGAAAGGTGTCTAAACATCAGTCTGGATGAATTAGAGCGAAGTATTATTGAAAAGAAATATCTATCTCCTCACAACGAGACAGATTTGGATATTTATCTTGATTTAGGATTAAAGAAGGATTCATATTACAAGATTAAAGGCTCGGCACTTATGACGATAGCCACATCTCTAGGAATGCTCTAA
- a CDS encoding ParB N-terminal domain-containing protein, translating to MIIKEVEISKINPAPYNPRVDLQPGDEEYEKLKRSINEFGYVEPLIWNEQTGNLVGGHQRYKVLMESKPKRLQVSVVNLTDAQEKAMNIALNKIGGDWDEFKLQRVLDELNETDIDLTLTGFSEEELEQALADIEGEGGSSIRDNQELSFDDYDEDDFTHKCPKCGFHYNE from the coding sequence ATGATTATTAAAGAAGTGGAAATTTCAAAGATTAACCCTGCACCATACAATCCGAGAGTAGATTTACAACCGGGTGATGAGGAATATGAAAAACTTAAGCGATCAATAAATGAATTTGGTTATGTAGAGCCACTAATATGGAATGAACAGACAGGAAATCTTGTGGGAGGACATCAAAGGTACAAGGTGTTAATGGAATCTAAACCGAAGCGCTTGCAAGTTTCAGTTGTTAATCTGACGGATGCACAAGAAAAGGCTATGAATATCGCTCTTAATAAAATTGGTGGCGATTGGGACGAGTTTAAATTACAAAGAGTCTTAGATGAGTTAAACGAAACAGATATCGATCTGACGCTTACAGGCTTTAGTGAGGAAGAACTAGAACAAGCACTTGCAGACATCGAGGGCGAAGGAGGTTCATCTATTAGAGACAACCAGGAGCTCTCATTTGATGACTATGATGAGGATGACTTTACTCATAAGTGCCCTAAATGCGGATTTCATTACAACGAGTAG
- a CDS encoding Holliday junction resolvase RecU, which produces MTRVKHFKPNTGQAFENLLNIINLQYANQGIALINKRATPVTVQQVNGRKISKAYFAEKSTVDYDGTYRGKSIIFEAKSTLESRFTLKLLKDHQLEYLINAEKHGAVAFVLIEFSKVRKIFYCPVSFINLYYTKAKVGGHKSIPLADFDIYAYEVVRGRLSLDYLAIVDQLHERES; this is translated from the coding sequence ATGACTCGAGTAAAACATTTCAAGCCTAATACGGGTCAAGCGTTTGAGAATCTATTAAATATTATTAACCTGCAGTATGCAAATCAAGGCATTGCATTGATTAATAAAAGAGCCACGCCAGTAACGGTACAGCAAGTAAATGGACGTAAGATTAGCAAAGCTTATTTTGCAGAAAAATCTACGGTTGACTATGACGGCACGTACCGTGGGAAATCGATTATATTTGAAGCAAAGAGCACTCTAGAGTCACGTTTCACTTTAAAACTATTGAAGGATCACCAGTTGGAGTACCTAATCAATGCAGAGAAGCATGGAGCGGTCGCTTTCGTCCTAATTGAATTTAGCAAAGTTAGAAAGATATTTTATTGCCCAGTATCTTTTATCAATCTTTACTACACCAAAGCTAAGGTTGGAGGGCATAAGAGCATACCCCTTGCAGATTTTGATATTTACGCCTATGAAGTTGTGCGCGGCAGGTTGTCTTTGGATTATCTAGCGATCGTGGATCAGCTGCATGAGCGTGAATCATGA
- a CDS encoding protein-export chaperone SecB, which translates to MKASLNFENYFVLETFYFNNPFPPETDEEESDDLTPQFKWNIQHRDKENLTDAGVFLEVLIGDKDEGHFCVEAHVLGLFTIEDNEIENDEKERLYKINAIAILFPYLRSLVSDLTSKGNSADQIILPPLNIHSMMEQELEN; encoded by the coding sequence ATGAAAGCATCATTAAATTTTGAAAATTATTTTGTGTTAGAAACTTTTTATTTTAATAACCCTTTTCCTCCTGAAACAGACGAAGAAGAATCTGATGATTTAACACCTCAATTTAAATGGAATATTCAGCATAGAGATAAGGAAAACCTTACAGATGCAGGAGTTTTCTTAGAAGTATTGATAGGTGATAAGGATGAGGGACACTTTTGTGTCGAAGCTCATGTTTTAGGTCTATTTACTATTGAAGACAATGAAATTGAAAATGATGAAAAAGAAAGGCTTTATAAAATTAATGCTATCGCCATTCTTTTTCCATACCTGCGTTCACTAGTTTCAGATTTAACAAGTAAGGGTAATAGTGCTGACCAAATTATATTACCTCCACTCAACATACATAGCATGATGGAACAAGAGCTAGAAAATTAA
- a CDS encoding DUF6011 domain-containing protein, whose translation MHQRGQLIYQKEYTHCLRCNRRLRTVESMRRGYGAACAKKANHEPDLIDLLHKNSTEESERNGIRN comes from the coding sequence ATGCATCAGAGAGGACAGCTCATATACCAGAAAGAGTATACGCATTGTTTGAGATGTAACAGGAGATTAAGAACAGTGGAAAGTATGCGCAGGGGATATGGTGCTGCTTGTGCAAAAAAAGCAAACCACGAACCTGATCTTATCGATCTGTTACATAAAAATTCAACTGAAGAGAGTGAACGTAATGGCATTAGAAATTAA
- a CDS encoding DUF3954 domain-containing protein, translating into MKETDNCIIIIKDGQRSIIEPPCSGFGEFTTIWKDGRVLDVIKTERLRIK; encoded by the coding sequence ATGAAGGAAACTGATAATTGTATAATTATAATAAAAGATGGTCAAAGGTCTATAATAGAACCACCGTGTTCAGGATTTGGGGAATTTACAACCATATGGAAAGATGGAAGGGTCTTAGATGTAATTAAAACTGAAAGATTAAGAATCAAATAA
- a CDS encoding DNA cytosine methyltransferase, whose amino-acid sequence MTDITYQWRLEQLKHIKKNDLKVFSIFSCGGGSSMGYKLAGYDVVGNCEIDPQMMKLYKANIDPMYPYKMDVRQFKKAEKYPEELMNLDILDGSPPCSVFSTSGDREEAWGKQKVFREGQAEQMLDDLFFEYLDVVDRLRPKVFVAENVTGIIKGAAKGFVKLIYEHATRIGYDVQLFKLNSATMGVPQRRERVFFIGRRKDLNLPKVQLAFDQKPILYKEFKSGKGLKLNESSVTYRRWIKRQSKDKNIGDITKRTEGKESNFNSALLHDNDVPPTIASNSVFIRFNEPYQVSDRDIIHMQSFPQDYDFMNASVKYVCGMSVPPLMMKGIAEQIAKQMFKK is encoded by the coding sequence ATGACAGATATTACGTACCAGTGGAGATTAGAGCAGCTGAAGCACATTAAAAAGAATGACTTAAAAGTGTTTAGCATTTTCTCTTGTGGTGGTGGATCGTCCATGGGTTATAAACTAGCAGGTTATGATGTAGTAGGAAACTGCGAGATCGACCCACAGATGATGAAACTATACAAAGCGAACATTGACCCCATGTATCCTTATAAAATGGATGTGCGCCAATTTAAGAAGGCTGAGAAGTACCCAGAAGAACTCATGAATTTGGATATATTGGATGGATCACCGCCATGCAGTGTATTTTCAACCTCAGGAGATCGAGAGGAAGCGTGGGGGAAACAAAAGGTATTTCGTGAAGGGCAAGCTGAACAGATGTTGGATGATCTGTTTTTTGAGTACCTAGATGTGGTTGACCGATTAAGACCAAAAGTGTTTGTGGCCGAGAACGTAACCGGAATTATTAAAGGGGCTGCCAAAGGCTTTGTAAAACTGATTTATGAGCATGCTACACGCATTGGTTATGATGTGCAGTTGTTTAAATTGAATAGCGCAACCATGGGAGTCCCGCAAAGAAGAGAGCGGGTCTTTTTTATTGGACGTAGAAAAGATTTGAATTTGCCAAAAGTACAACTAGCGTTTGATCAGAAGCCGATACTCTATAAGGAATTTAAGTCAGGTAAAGGCCTCAAGCTCAATGAGTCTTCGGTTACGTACCGTAGATGGATCAAAAGACAGTCTAAAGATAAAAACATTGGAGATATAACAAAGCGGACTGAAGGCAAGGAGTCTAACTTTAATTCAGCTTTATTACATGACAATGATGTACCGCCAACCATCGCAAGCAATTCAGTCTTTATTCGGTTTAATGAGCCTTATCAAGTATCAGACAGAGATATCATCCATATGCAGTCATTCCCTCAGGATTATGATTTCATGAATGCTTCAGTTAAATATGTGTGTGGAATGAGCGTACCGCCTTTAATGATGAAGGGGATAGCAGAGCAAATAGCCAAGCAGATGTTTAAGAAATAA
- a CDS encoding sce7726 family protein, producing the protein MKIKDANIREALHSYLNDVHEHETDTKIVDEMGVLHGQSRIDVAVINGILHGYEIKSESDTLTRLPRQIKDYNLIFDRMTIVVQKNYLNEVRNLIPKWWGIILVSKKNDSLILKQVRKGRLNKDVDPYSLTHLLWKDEALDLLKKEGLHKGYVSKPRNVLYSRICSTIEVKEIKRSINLKLKSRENWKVL; encoded by the coding sequence ATGAAAATAAAAGATGCAAATATTAGAGAAGCACTTCATTCCTATTTGAATGATGTACATGAGCATGAAACTGATACAAAAATTGTAGATGAAATGGGCGTACTTCACGGTCAATCTAGAATAGACGTAGCAGTTATTAATGGTATTTTACATGGATACGAGATAAAGAGTGAAAGTGATACACTCACTAGATTACCAAGACAAATCAAAGACTATAACCTAATTTTTGATAGGATGACAATTGTAGTTCAAAAAAACTATTTAAATGAAGTTAGAAACTTAATACCTAAATGGTGGGGAATTATACTTGTTTCTAAAAAAAACGATTCTCTAATTTTAAAACAAGTTAGAAAAGGACGTCTAAATAAAGATGTGGATCCATATTCATTAACACATCTTTTGTGGAAAGATGAAGCTTTAGATTTACTAAAAAAAGAAGGCTTACACAAAGGTTATGTTAGTAAGCCAAGAAACGTTTTATACTCAAGGATTTGTTCAACAATTGAGGTTAAAGAAATTAAGAGATCAATTAACCTTAAATTGAAAAGCCGTGAAAATTGGAAAGTTCTTTAA
- a CDS encoding PBSX family phage terminase large subunit, translating to MEKEVNPHFEDFLFDWNQKFMFLVGGYGSSKSYHVGLKVILKLLDEKRTALVVREVYDTHRDSTFALLEEIVESMDLSDYIKFVSSPMQVRFPNGSKIIFKGMDKPAKLKSINNVSLIWVEEGSELKYAGYKELIGRLRHPALKLHMIASTNPIGKNNWTYKHFFKDERNKRIVIDDEELYENRSMVVGNTLYHHSTAEDNLFLPRDYIHQLEELKEYDPDLYRIARLGRFGVNGVRVLPQFETAPHMEVMKNIAAINRPLKRVGMDFGFEESYNAVVRLAVDHEKSILYIYWEYYKNQQTDDFTAEDLDEFRETQELIKADSAEPKTIKYFRQQHFNMRGSKKFPGSRLQYTKKVKRFKKIICSDRCENTIYELKDLTYAKNKLGEIILDEFEIDPHTLSAIWYALDDYEVADLKEKLKERQRPNPVRR from the coding sequence ATTGAAAAAGAAGTCAATCCACACTTTGAGGATTTCCTTTTCGATTGGAATCAGAAGTTCATGTTTCTTGTAGGTGGCTATGGATCTTCTAAGAGTTATCATGTGGGATTGAAAGTTATTCTAAAGCTCCTTGATGAGAAACGGACAGCACTTGTTGTTAGGGAAGTCTATGACACTCATAGGGACTCAACCTTTGCTCTGCTAGAGGAAATCGTCGAGAGCATGGATTTATCAGATTATATTAAATTCGTTAGTTCTCCTATGCAGGTTAGGTTTCCTAATGGAAGTAAGATCATTTTCAAAGGGATGGACAAGCCTGCTAAATTAAAATCAATCAACAACGTTTCTCTCATATGGGTTGAAGAAGGTTCTGAACTCAAGTACGCAGGCTATAAAGAGTTAATTGGACGATTAAGACATCCTGCTTTAAAGCTTCACATGATTGCTTCAACCAACCCGATAGGCAAGAACAACTGGACGTATAAACATTTCTTTAAAGACGAGCGCAATAAAAGAATTGTGATTGATGATGAAGAACTGTATGAGAATCGGTCCATGGTTGTCGGGAATACCTTATATCATCATTCCACAGCTGAGGATAATCTATTTTTACCAAGAGATTATATTCACCAGTTGGAAGAATTAAAAGAGTATGATCCAGACCTCTACCGCATTGCGCGTTTAGGTCGTTTTGGTGTGAACGGGGTTCGTGTCTTACCTCAGTTTGAGACAGCTCCTCACATGGAAGTAATGAAAAACATTGCAGCTATTAACCGTCCATTAAAACGAGTGGGGATGGACTTTGGTTTTGAAGAATCCTATAACGCGGTTGTGCGGCTAGCTGTCGATCATGAGAAAAGCATCCTATATATCTATTGGGAGTACTATAAAAATCAACAAACGGATGATTTTACTGCTGAGGATTTAGATGAATTTAGAGAGACACAGGAATTGATCAAAGCGGATTCGGCTGAGCCTAAGACGATCAAGTACTTTAGACAGCAACATTTCAACATGAGAGGTTCAAAGAAGTTCCCTGGCTCTCGTCTGCAGTACACAAAGAAGGTCAAGCGCTTTAAGAAGATCATCTGCTCTGATCGATGCGAGAACACCATTTATGAGTTGAAGGATCTGACCTATGCTAAGAATAAATTGGGAGAGATCATCTTGGATGAATTTGAAATTGATCCACACACCCTCTCAGCTATTTGGTACGCGTTAGATGATTATGAAGTGGCTGACCTTAAAGAGAAGCTTAAGGAACGCCAGCGACCGAATCCAGTAAGGAGGTAA
- a CDS encoding beta family protein, which yields MNENVYYAPVIRWKKGEQIALKKLNSNIKERIIPLFEIPPIDWDFEKGRPQKSIEEHLVKIPAQIKDVWSANQKFMLDLTHLCIDDDETMKSGLHPLEHVINDLTLNELPVTPVLSSKNGSNYENAIFKVVDESIRRLAIRIYPSDLKRIDELITSYLNKTRLSPENIDIILDYGYIRDKEIVQITNEIAGAITIIPFLNEWNSFSLITTSIPEDLSEIKTGETGTLNRCEWTIYKSIIKRNLTRHPNFGDYNIQNPEYKQLNPKFIQQAAAIRYTTCENYLIVRGYSVRSEKHGKWKQMQGLSEQIVNHDDYSGPNYSFGDEYIYKCHLGEVGTGNAMTWRTIGTNHHLTLVIKELSNFHGFSI from the coding sequence ATGAATGAGAACGTGTACTATGCACCTGTTATAAGATGGAAGAAAGGCGAACAAATCGCATTGAAGAAGCTAAATTCCAACATTAAAGAAAGAATTATTCCACTTTTCGAAATTCCACCAATTGATTGGGATTTTGAAAAAGGACGTCCTCAAAAATCAATTGAAGAACACTTAGTTAAAATTCCAGCGCAAATTAAAGATGTATGGTCTGCTAACCAAAAATTTATGCTCGATTTAACACATCTCTGCATTGACGATGATGAAACAATGAAATCCGGCCTACACCCATTAGAACATGTCATTAATGATTTAACGCTTAATGAACTTCCAGTGACACCTGTATTAAGTTCAAAAAATGGAAGTAATTACGAGAATGCAATTTTTAAAGTCGTAGATGAATCTATACGCCGATTAGCCATTAGAATTTACCCCTCTGATTTAAAGAGAATTGATGAACTTATTACAAGTTATTTAAATAAAACAAGACTCTCTCCTGAAAACATAGATATTATTTTAGATTATGGTTATATCAGAGATAAAGAAATTGTTCAAATCACTAATGAGATTGCAGGGGCAATAACAATAATTCCGTTTTTAAACGAGTGGAACTCATTTTCATTAATTACAACTTCGATACCTGAGGATCTTTCCGAAATAAAAACTGGTGAAACCGGAACGCTAAATAGATGTGAATGGACCATTTATAAAAGTATTATCAAAAGAAACCTTACTCGGCACCCTAATTTCGGAGATTACAATATACAAAATCCCGAGTACAAGCAGCTAAACCCTAAATTCATTCAGCAAGCTGCTGCTATAAGATACACTACTTGTGAAAATTACTTAATCGTCCGTGGTTACTCTGTGAGATCTGAAAAACACGGAAAGTGGAAACAAATGCAAGGATTAAGCGAGCAAATTGTAAATCATGATGATTACTCTGGTCCCAACTATTCGTTTGGAGATGAATACATTTACAAATGTCACCTTGGTGAAGTTGGAACAGGGAATGCAATGACTTGGAGAACTATTGGTACAAACCATCACTTAACACTTGTTATTAAAGAACTTTCCAATTTTCACGGCTTTTCAATTTAA
- the dnaB gene encoding replicative DNA helicase, producing MNDQNFRAPNAAEAVLGSILYKPDLIKESVLVPEEFQATRHQKIFETMRKLDDEGKAIDMVALATELGDEQLQEVGGVPYFAELANAVATTANFKQHEAVVQADYRVRKARNSAYAFTEESGSDDAIDELIKSLQDIKDTATSKLSKTKKEILQSVVEKLHSEEQEITGAQSGIVDLDRMTGGWQRSDLIIVAARPSVGKTAFALNMGGNHCSNKGVTTVFSLEMPAEQLVNRWLSAAGHIDGHKWRNPSKLFTSNDYEKAINAIGLLEKWDFEIVDDAGITVQEIRSKMRQIKRKYPNQEHLVIIDYLQLIASRGGTNRQEQVSEISRSLKQLARELDMPIIALSQLSRGVEQRQDKRPMMSDIRESGSIEQDADVVAFLYRDDYYDKESENQNIIEIILAKQRNGPIGTAEAAFIKEYGKFVNLDRRHNDRLA from the coding sequence ATGAATGATCAGAATTTTAGAGCGCCAAACGCAGCGGAAGCAGTTCTTGGATCAATTTTATATAAACCGGATTTAATCAAAGAAAGTGTACTAGTTCCAGAAGAATTTCAAGCCACAAGGCATCAGAAAATATTTGAAACCATGCGGAAATTGGATGATGAAGGTAAGGCCATAGATATGGTCGCTTTAGCAACTGAGCTAGGAGATGAACAGTTGCAGGAAGTGGGCGGTGTTCCGTATTTTGCTGAACTAGCCAATGCGGTAGCGACTACAGCAAATTTCAAGCAACATGAAGCGGTTGTCCAGGCAGACTATAGAGTGCGAAAAGCTCGCAATAGCGCATATGCCTTCACCGAGGAATCAGGCTCAGACGACGCTATAGACGAATTAATTAAAAGCTTACAGGATATCAAAGATACTGCCACTTCTAAACTATCCAAAACTAAGAAAGAAATCTTGCAAAGTGTGGTTGAAAAGCTTCATTCAGAGGAGCAAGAGATCACTGGTGCCCAAAGTGGAATTGTTGATTTAGACCGCATGACAGGTGGATGGCAACGGTCAGACCTAATCATAGTGGCAGCAAGGCCATCTGTAGGTAAAACGGCTTTTGCGCTTAATATGGGTGGCAATCACTGCTCAAATAAAGGTGTGACCACTGTTTTTTCACTGGAGATGCCGGCAGAACAATTAGTCAATAGATGGCTCAGTGCTGCAGGTCATATAGACGGCCATAAGTGGCGTAACCCTAGCAAACTATTTACATCAAATGATTATGAGAAAGCCATTAATGCGATTGGTCTGCTAGAAAAGTGGGATTTTGAAATAGTCGATGATGCAGGCATTACCGTTCAAGAAATTCGTTCCAAGATGCGTCAGATTAAACGAAAGTACCCGAATCAAGAGCACTTGGTCATTATAGATTACCTGCAGTTGATAGCGTCTAGGGGCGGAACCAATCGGCAAGAGCAAGTTTCTGAAATATCAAGATCCTTAAAGCAATTAGCTAGAGAATTGGACATGCCTATCATCGCTCTGTCTCAGCTTTCTCGTGGTGTTGAACAACGACAAGACAAGCGACCGATGATGTCCGATATTCGAGAGTCAGGAAGTATCGAGCAGGACGCAGATGTGGTTGCGTTTCTCTACCGTGATGACTACTACGATAAGGAATCAGAGAATCAAAACATTATTGAAATCATACTAGCCAAGCAACGAAATGGTCCTATTGGTACCGCAGAAGCTGCATTCATAAAAGAATACGGTAAATTCGTGAATTTGGATCGCCGGCATAATGATCGATTAGCGTAA